The window AATTATTGCAGCTTTTATTTTTGGATATTTCTTTTGTAAGAAAAGAAATATTTCGGTTTGGTTAACTGCGGATATCGCTGCTACAAGTTTTATCATTGCTCAGGCGATTGGCCGATGGGGAAATTTTATGAACCAAGAAGCTCATGGTGGAGTTGTTCCTGGATCGACTCTTGATGCTCAACGTGAATTTTTACAATCTCTGTTTATTCCAGATTTTATTGTGAATAATATGTACATTAACGGTGCATACTATCATCCAACGTTTTTATATGAATCATTATGGAATGTGATTGGATTTTTCATAATTATTCTAATTTTAAGAAAGTTATCTAAGTTACTGGTAGGAGAGATTGCAGCCTTTTACGCTGTTTGGTATTCAATAGGAAGATATATGGTAGAAGGGATGCGAACTGACAGCTTAATGTTGACAGAATCGATTCGTATGGCACAATTTATTTCAATTTTAACAATTGTACTAGTTGTTGCGGTAGTGGCTTATCGACGTATAACCAAGAAGAATTTAGTGACTTATCAAAGCTTTTATTTAAATGAAAGTCATAAATCAGCATAAAGAAAAATAAAATAAAATAACATAGAAGTTAGTCATTGAAGGAGGAGCAAATGCTTAAAGCTATATTATTTGATTTAGATGGAACTTTATTAAATACGAATCATCTGATTTTCAGCTCATTTCGTCAGACATTTAACGAACTTCTTTTAAATGAGTCTTTGAGTGATGAAGAAATTATCGACTGTATCGGACCGACACTTCATCAGACAGGCTTAAAATATTTCCCAAAAAATCCTGAACAATTTGTTCAACGTTATCGTCATTATTATCAGTTAAATCATGATGAAATGATCGAAATCTTTCCTGGTGTCGTTGAAATGCTTAATTCACTGAAGGAACTAGGATTAAAGCTTGTGATTGTCACCTCGAAAAAGCGAGATATGACAATTAAAGGACTAAAATATACTAAGCTTTATGATTATTTTGATTTAATTATTTCATCAGATGATATTATAAATCCAAAGCCACATCCTGAACCGATTGAAACGGTCTTAAAATATTATCAGTTAGATCAAGATGAGTGTTTGATGGTAGGCGATAATTCACATGATATTGAATGTGCTCACCATGCAGGTATAAAAAGCGTCGGCGTTAGTTGGGCCATTCGTGGTGCGGATTATTTGAAAAAGTATCATCCGACTTATATAATAAATGAAGCAAGTGATTTATTGAATATCGTAAAAAAGGAAGGTATTTAAAATGGAAAAAGTTTATGATTTAGCGATTATCGGTGCTGGTCCTGCAGGAATGACAGCAGCCATTTATGCAGCACGCGCCAGTTTATCGGTTGTCATGATTGAGCGTGGAGCTCCAGGTGGTCAAATGGTTAATACATTTGAAATTGAAAACTACACAGGTTTTGAAACAATTACAGGTCCAGAATTATCAATGAAAATGTTTGAACATGCGCAAGCTGCTGGGGCAGAGTATGCATACGGTAATGTAGAGAATGTAGTCATTGCTGAAGATGGAACTAAAGTGATTGATTGTGGAGATCATCAGATTCATGCAAAAACGATTATTATTGCAACGGGAACAAAACACCGATTATTAAACGTTCCTGGTGAGAGTGAATTATCAGGACGTGGAATTTCATGGTGTGCGGTATGTGACGGTGCCTTTTTCCGTGGTAAAAAAGTTGTTGTTATTGGTGGTGGAGATTCTGCCGTTGAAGAGGCTATTTACTTAGCAGGTCTAGTTGAAAAGGTAACTATTGTTCATCGTCGTGATGAATTACGTGCCCAAAAAATCTTACAAAAACGTGCCTTTGCAGATGAAAAAATCGAATTTGTATGGGATTCAGTTGTGGAGTCATTTGAAGAAGCAAACGGAAAATTAGGTGCCGTTAAAATTAAAAATACTAAAACAGGAGAAATCTCTGAGATCGAAGCAGATGGAGCATTTATTTACATTGGATTAGATCCAATTACAGATATGATTAAAGAATTAGGTGTAACAGATGATGCAGGATATGTAAAAGTTGATCATGCCATGATGACACCAGTTGAGGGTGTGTTTGCTGCAGGTGATGTTATTAGTAAAGAGCTTCGTCAAGTTGTAACCGCAGTAAATGATGGAGCCATTGCAGCTCAATCAGCATTTAAATATATTGAAACAAACCTTCGATAATCAAAGACTAACAAACTATAGAACTAATTTCATTTAATACATACAGCCTTGATATCATAAAAAATAATAAGAGTTATAAAGGGAAACTGATCGTCTTTAGTGATTTAGATGATTCAGTTTTCTTTTTTGTGTTTGAGATGAATAAATAAGTTCATTTCAAGTTAACATTAATTTTAATGGTGATTATGTCTTTATTACGCACTCCTATGAAGTTAATAATGATATTTTTTAAATGAATAAACAATCTTTAGAGAGTGTAAAGTTATTAACCATAGATGAGTTAGTTTTATGTTGATATCTGATGAGACCATTTCACCGGTTATCACATAGTTTAAATAATAACTAGATGAGTAGAATTATATTTACTGATGTCAGGTAAGTCGAAAGAATACACATGAAAGTCATCGATGCTAATGTTAATGATTAGTTTAGGAACTTGATACTACGATATGATCAGTTTTTCTATTTTTCTATTTATGTGTTATAATAATCATGACGAAAGAGGGTGGATTGATGCGTGTGGTGAATAGTTTGTTACTGAAAGATAATAAGATATTACTTTTATTTAAACCGAGCCGAAAAAAATGGTTTCTACCTGGCGGAAAAGCCGAATTTAGTGAACATGTCATACAAACAGGATGTCGAGAATTTTTTGAAGAAACAGGGTTGCAGCTACAAAGTGCAGAACTTGGTGCGGTGACAACGATTGTTGTTGAAGAGGAATCAGATCAAACGGAGTGGATGCTTTATACGATTAAAGGAACTCACGCAACAGGTGAATTAAATAAAGAGAATCGAGAAGGAACATTAGCTTGGCATGAGATTGGTGAATTAGATACATTACCGATGTTTGAAGGGGATCGTCTAATTATTAAACACTTAATTAATAGCAATCAACCTATTGTTTCAACTCAATTTTATACGCCTTCATACGATTTAATTAAAGTTATTTCAAGTCATAATACAGAACTTAAGTGATGATCATCATTTTTGAAGTAATAGAAAGGGTGTGTTAGGATGAAAAAAATTAATTTACTAATTGTCACGGGGATGAGTGGAGCTGGAAAAAGTGTTGTATTAAATAGTTTAGAGGATGTAGGTTATCACTGTATTGACAATTTTCCACCTAAATTATTACCTAAGTTAACAGAGTTAATTATGGGAGCGAGTGAGCATACCGTTAATTTAGCAGTTGTGATTGATTTAAGATCACTAGACTTTGACTCTATTGATGAAATGTTATATTTCTTACAAGATAGTCATTTTGTCAATGTCCATGTTGTTTACTTAGATGCAAATGATACAACACTCGTTAAACGATATAAGGAAACAAGACGTACACACCCATTATCACGCGACACTAATTTGTTAGATGGAATTAATAAAGAACGAGAGCTGTTAAAGCCAATTTTAGATATCTCAGACTTTAAAATCGATACAACAGGTTTAGCTGCTAAAGATTTAAAACAGCAAATTATTACGAAGTATGGAAGTATGGATAAAGATTATTTTAGTGTAACATTTATGTCATTTGGATTTAAACATGGGACACCAATTGATACAGATATTATGTTTGATGTTCGTTTCTTACCTAATCCTTTTTATATTGAAGCCATGCGCCCACAAACTGGGTTAGATGAAAGTGTTTATGAGTACGTGATGAGCTTTGAAGAAACAACGACGTTTTTATCTAAATTAATTGACTTGTTACAATTCTTAATTCCAAAGTATAAAGCTGAAGGAAAGTCACAAGTCATTATTGGGATTGGATGTACAGGGGGACAACATCGCTCAGTTGCCATTGCAGAATATTTATCCACTGCTTTTGAAAAAGATTATAAAACAAACGCGACTCATCGAGATATTCATCGCGCATATAAAAAATAGGGGGATTAGATATGGCAGAGTATGATTTAAAGGTTGCTGTCATTGGTGGAGGAACAGGGTTATCTACAATTTTAAGAGGATTAAAACGATATCCAATTGATATAACGGCCATTGTCACAGTAGCAGATGATGGAGGAAGTTCGGGAAGTTTACGATCAGATTTTGATGTCCCTCCCCCTGGAGATATTCGAAATGTTTTAGTTGCTTTATCCGAAGTTGAACCACTTGTACAAGAATTATTTCAGTATCGATTTCAAGGTGAAACAGAGTTAGCAGGTCATCCAACTGGAAATTTATTAATTGCAGCTATGACAAATATTACGGGGGACTTTGCTTCTGCTATTCAAAAATTAAGTGAGGTTTTAAAAGTTAGAGGACAAGTCTTACCAGTATGTAACACACCGTTGTGCTTGTGTGCAGAGTATGATGATGGTACAATCATTCAGGGCGAATCGCTTATTCCTACGATTGAAAAAAAAATTAAGCGTGTTTATTATACAAAACAAGATGCTAAGGCACTTCATGAAGCTGTTGAGGCTATTATGGAAGCAGATTTAGTTTTACTAGGACCAGGAAGTTTATATACTAGTATTATTCCTAACTTATTATTAAGTGAAATTTCTGAGGCGTTAGTTAAGACAAAAGCAGAATGTGTTTATTGCTGCAACATAATGACTCAACCAGGAGAAACAACAGGCTATACAGCCTCTGATCATGTAATTGCTCTAGAAGAACATGCCGGTCATTCGTTCATTGATAAAATCATTGTTAATGATGAGAAAATTAATCAAGAAACTTATGAACGATACTGTGATCAGCAATCAGATGTTGTTTTTAATGATGAGAAAAAATTAAAAAGTATGAATATTGAAGTGATTAAAAGTCGTCTAGTTTCTTACAATAACGTAGGCGAGGTTCGTCATAACACGAAAAAAGTTGCAGCGACAGTTTTTTCATTATTATTAGATATAGAGGAAAAAAGGGAGGGGTGATAAAATGTCATTCGCTTCTGAAACGAAAAAAGAATTAGTTCAAATTCAATCAGATGATTGTTGTGCTAAAGCAGAACTATCAGCACTTATTCGAATGAATGGAGTTATTTCTTTATCAAGTAAAGGTTTAGTTCTTGATTTTGCAACTGAAAATGCCGCGATTGCTCGTCGAACGTTGCAGTTAATTAAGCAGTTATTTGATACTGAGGTTGATTTATTATCGCGAAAAAAAATGCAACTGAAAAAAAATAACGTCTATATTATTCGTATTAAGAAAAATGCTCGTGATATTGCCACAGAATTAGGAATTATGTCTGAAACTGGCTTTGTTTTAGGGATTGCTAAGCATTTAATTGAGTATGATTGCTGTAAAAGAGCCTATTTGCGAGGTGCTTTTTTAGCGGGAGGTTCGGTTAATAATCCTGAAACATCATCTTATCATTTTGAAATTTTTACACTTGATGAAGAACATGCGGAAGATCTTAAAGATTTGTTAAATGTTTTTGAACTAAATGCCCGTGTCTTACAACGTAAAAAAGGATATATTACTTATATCAAAGAAGCTGAGAAAATTAGTGATTTTTTAAGGGCGATTGAAGCATATAATGCAGTTTTAAATTTCGAGGATGTACGTATTTTTAGAGATATCCGTAACTCAGAAAATCGTTTAAATAATTGTGAAATTGCTAATGAAACAAAAACAATTGCTGCAGCGCAGCGTCAAATTGATAACATTGAACTAATTGATCTTGTTTATGGAATAGATTCGTTACCAGAACGTTTACAATACGTTGCCAGGTTAAGGTTAGAGTTTCCTGAGGAAAATTTAACTTATTTAAGTGAAATTGCCACGGAACGCGGGATGAAGTTGACTAAGTCAGGCGTCAATCATCGGATGAGAAAGTTGTCCGAAATGGCAGAAGAAATTCGGGAAAATCAGCAAAAACGTTCATTAGAAAAATAAAACTAAAGCGAGATGATTCTTATTAATCGTTTCAACTTAGAAACAAAAGATTAAACCTTATTTGTAACGTCATGTTATGAATAAGGTTTTTATTTTATGAATGAAAACTTACATAGATTTCTAAAAGTTTGACATACTAAAGTTGATTTTGTTCAAAATAAAAACCGCTTACATTAGGGATATTCATGTACTTGTCAATTAAAGTTTAGTATACTATAAATTAGATAAGATGAAGGAGGTAATAACATGACTAAAAAACCTGTAGCATTAATTATTTTAGACGGTTTCGGGTTACGTGATGAAACTGCTGGAAACGCAGTTAAAGCGGCCAAAATGCCAAACTTAGATCGTTTATTTAATAAATACCCTCATAACACATTAGAAGCTTCTGGATTAGGTGTTGGATTACCAGAAGGACAAATGGGGAACTCAGAGGTAGGACACTTAAATTTAGGTGCTGGACGTATCGTTTATCAATCATTAACTCGTATTAACTTAGCTGTTAAAAATGGTGAGTTAAAAAATGATCCAGTGATTGAAAAAGGATGCAAACACGCATTAGAAAACAATAAAAACATTCATGTAATGGGATTATTATCTCCAGGTGGAATTCATTCACACAACGAGCATATGTATGCATTAGTTGAAGCAGCAAAAGCTCAAGGTGCAAAAGAAGTTTACGTACATGCATTTTTAGATGGACGTGATACTGCACCTAAATCAGCATTAGAGTACATTGAAGCATTAGAGACTAAATTAGCTGAAATCGGAATTGGAAAAGTAGCGACTGTATCAGGACGTTACTATTCAATGGACCGCGATAAAAACTATGATCGTACTCAATTAGCTTATGATGCAATGACTCAAGGAATTGGAGAAACTTTTGAATCAGCTAAAGCTGGGGTAGAAGCTTCTTACAAAAATGATGTTTTAGATGAATTCGTTGCACCATTTGTTGTTGATGCAAATGGATTAATCAAAGATGGAGATACAGTAATTTTTGCTAACTTCCGTCCTGACCGTGCACAACAGATTGCAATCGCATTATCTAATCCAGAAAATGTTGCAAACTTTGCTAAAGAAGGAAAACCTGCATTAGATCCATCTAAAGGACCTAAAGATGTTTACTTCATTTCAATGATGTCTTACGGGGATGCGGTTAATGGACCAGTTATCTTTGGATTACAAGATTTAGCTAATACTTACGGAGAAGTTATTTCAGCAAATGGATTAAAACAATTACGTATTGCTGAAACTGAAAAATATGCTCACGTAACATTCTTCTTCGATGGTGGAGTAGATAAAGAAATCGAAGGAGCAACTCGTGTTTTAATCAATTCACCAAAAGTTGCAACTTATGATTTAAAACCTGAAATGTCAGCTTATGAAGTAGCGGATGCATGTGTAGCTGAGATTAATAAAGATGTTCATGATACAATCATTTTAAACTTTGCTAACCCAGATATGGTTGGGCACACTGGTGTATTTGATGCAACAGTAAAAGCATTAGAAGCTGTGGATGAGTGCTTAGGTAAAGTTGTAGATGCAATCATTGCTAAAGGTGGAGTTGCTATTATTACAGCTGACCACGGTAATGCAGAAAAATTAGAAGATGAAAATGGTGGAGCATATACTGCTCATACATCAAATCCAGTTCCAGTCATCGTAACAAAAGAAGGAATCGAATTACGTGACGGTGGAAATTTAGGAGATTTAGCACCAACAATGTTACAATTATTAGGTGTTGAACAACCGGCTGAAATGACTGGAAAATCAATTATTAAATAATTGAATAAACACAAAAGAACGTATCTAGTGATACGTTCTTTTTATGGATATTTTTATAAAAATACAAGAGGTATGATCAGCCTAATAACCATTTAGAACCAAAATAAAGATTATTTTAGAGATAAAAAAAGAAAATTATATTGAAAAATATGGTTAATATGTTAGTATAGATATTGGAAAGCCAAGTTAGTTTAGTGGTAAAACAACGCAATGGTAATGCGTAGCCGCGAGTTCGATTCTCGCACTCGGCACCAGTTTATAAGAATATAATCCAGCGACTGTCTGGATTTTTTTATTTTTATAGATCAAGCATAAAGTCTGTTCAGTTAGTGCATATTATTGTAGGTATTTAATTAAAGTATACCTTTTTAGCATTTTTTCTGTAGATTAATAGATTGGTTTATTTTATAAAAAATAGCGCTTACAGCATAAAAACTTCTTTAATATGCAAAAAAATGTATTATAATAAGAAGTGTGAAAATTTTAGAAAAGAAGGAGATGTCATACATGCCTTATATTGTTGATGTATATGCTCGCGAAGTATTAGATTCTCGTGGAAATCCTACTGTAGAAGTAGAAGTAACAACTGAAAGCGGATCTTTTGGACGTGCTTTAGTACCATCTGGAGCTTCTACAGGAATCTACGAAGCAGTTGAATTACGTGATGGAGATAAATCACGTTACTTAGGAAAAGGTGTTTTAAACGCAGTTAAAAACGTTAACGACATCATCGCTCCTGAATTAGTTGGTATGGATGTTACTGACCAATGTGGAATTGACCGTTTAATGATCGCATTAGATGGAACTAAAAACAAAGGAAAATTAGGAGCTAACGCAATCTTAGGTGTATCTATGGCTGTTGCTCATGCTGCTGCTGATTTTGTTGGATTACCATTATACCGTTACTTAGGTGGATTCAACTCTAAAGAATTACCAACTCCAATGATGAACATCATCAATGGTGGAGAGCACGCTGACAACAACATCGACTTCCAAGAGTTCATGATCATGCCAGTTGGAGCTCCAACATTCAAAGAAGCTATCCGTATGGGAGCTGAAGTATTCCATGCATTAAAATCAGTATTACACGGTATGGGATTAAACACTGCAGTTGGTGATGAGGGTGGATTCGCTCCAAACTTAGAATCAAACGAAGCTGCTATCAAAGTTATCTTAGAAGCTATCGAAAAAGCTGGATATGTTCCAGGTAAAGACGTTATGATCGCTATGGACGTTGCTTCTTCTGAGTTCTACAAAGATGGAAAATACGTTTTAGCAGGTGAAGGTGGAAAAGTATTCACATCTGAAGAATTATGTGATTTCTACGCTGAATTATGCGAAAAATATCCAATCATCTCAATCGAAGACGGTTTAGACCAAGACGACTGGGCTGGATGGGATTACTTAACTAAAAAAATCGGTGATAAAGTTCAATTAGTTGGAGACGATTTCTTCGTAACTAACACTGAGCGTTTAGCTGAAGGTATCGAGAAAAACGTTGCTAACTCA of the Turicibacter sp. TJ11 genome contains:
- the lgt gene encoding prolipoprotein diacylglyceryl transferase; protein product: MDHSTIEPLNRIFLQLGPITIYWYAILIMSGVALGLFLAIREGKRMGINPDFFYDLVTYGLPISIVGARIYYVVFMWDYYSVHPEDIIKIWQGGIAIHGAIIAAFIFGYFFCKKRNISVWLTADIAATSFIIAQAIGRWGNFMNQEAHGGVVPGSTLDAQREFLQSLFIPDFIVNNMYINGAYYHPTFLYESLWNVIGFFIIILILRKLSKLLVGEIAAFYAVWYSIGRYMVEGMRTDSLMLTESIRMAQFISILTIVLVVAVVAYRRITKKNLVTYQSFYLNESHKSA
- the ppaX gene encoding pyrophosphatase PpaX; its protein translation is MLKAILFDLDGTLLNTNHLIFSSFRQTFNELLLNESLSDEEIIDCIGPTLHQTGLKYFPKNPEQFVQRYRHYYQLNHDEMIEIFPGVVEMLNSLKELGLKLVIVTSKKRDMTIKGLKYTKLYDYFDLIISSDDIINPKPHPEPIETVLKYYQLDQDECLMVGDNSHDIECAHHAGIKSVGVSWAIRGADYLKKYHPTYIINEASDLLNIVKKEGI
- the trxB gene encoding thioredoxin-disulfide reductase produces the protein MEKVYDLAIIGAGPAGMTAAIYAARASLSVVMIERGAPGGQMVNTFEIENYTGFETITGPELSMKMFEHAQAAGAEYAYGNVENVVIAEDGTKVIDCGDHQIHAKTIIIATGTKHRLLNVPGESELSGRGISWCAVCDGAFFRGKKVVVIGGGDSAVEEAIYLAGLVEKVTIVHRRDELRAQKILQKRAFADEKIEFVWDSVVESFEEANGKLGAVKIKNTKTGEISEIEADGAFIYIGLDPITDMIKELGVTDDAGYVKVDHAMMTPVEGVFAAGDVISKELRQVVTAVNDGAIAAQSAFKYIETNLR
- a CDS encoding NUDIX domain-containing protein; this encodes MRVVNSLLLKDNKILLLFKPSRKKWFLPGGKAEFSEHVIQTGCREFFEETGLQLQSAELGAVTTIVVEEESDQTEWMLYTIKGTHATGELNKENREGTLAWHEIGELDTLPMFEGDRLIIKHLINSNQPIVSTQFYTPSYDLIKVISSHNTELK
- the rapZ gene encoding RNase adapter RapZ, whose protein sequence is MKKINLLIVTGMSGAGKSVVLNSLEDVGYHCIDNFPPKLLPKLTELIMGASEHTVNLAVVIDLRSLDFDSIDEMLYFLQDSHFVNVHVVYLDANDTTLVKRYKETRRTHPLSRDTNLLDGINKERELLKPILDISDFKIDTTGLAAKDLKQQIITKYGSMDKDYFSVTFMSFGFKHGTPIDTDIMFDVRFLPNPFYIEAMRPQTGLDESVYEYVMSFEETTTFLSKLIDLLQFLIPKYKAEGKSQVIIGIGCTGGQHRSVAIAEYLSTAFEKDYKTNATHRDIHRAYKK
- the yvcK gene encoding YvcK family protein; amino-acid sequence: MAEYDLKVAVIGGGTGLSTILRGLKRYPIDITAIVTVADDGGSSGSLRSDFDVPPPGDIRNVLVALSEVEPLVQELFQYRFQGETELAGHPTGNLLIAAMTNITGDFASAIQKLSEVLKVRGQVLPVCNTPLCLCAEYDDGTIIQGESLIPTIEKKIKRVYYTKQDAKALHEAVEAIMEADLVLLGPGSLYTSIIPNLLLSEISEALVKTKAECVYCCNIMTQPGETTGYTASDHVIALEEHAGHSFIDKIIVNDEKINQETYERYCDQQSDVVFNDEKKLKSMNIEVIKSRLVSYNNVGEVRHNTKKVAATVFSLLLDIEEKREG
- the whiA gene encoding DNA-binding protein WhiA, whose protein sequence is MSFASETKKELVQIQSDDCCAKAELSALIRMNGVISLSSKGLVLDFATENAAIARRTLQLIKQLFDTEVDLLSRKKMQLKKNNVYIIRIKKNARDIATELGIMSETGFVLGIAKHLIEYDCCKRAYLRGAFLAGGSVNNPETSSYHFEIFTLDEEHAEDLKDLLNVFELNARVLQRKKGYITYIKEAEKISDFLRAIEAYNAVLNFEDVRIFRDIRNSENRLNNCEIANETKTIAAAQRQIDNIELIDLVYGIDSLPERLQYVARLRLEFPEENLTYLSEIATERGMKLTKSGVNHRMRKLSEMAEEIRENQQKRSLEK
- the gpmI gene encoding 2,3-bisphosphoglycerate-independent phosphoglycerate mutase — its product is MTKKPVALIILDGFGLRDETAGNAVKAAKMPNLDRLFNKYPHNTLEASGLGVGLPEGQMGNSEVGHLNLGAGRIVYQSLTRINLAVKNGELKNDPVIEKGCKHALENNKNIHVMGLLSPGGIHSHNEHMYALVEAAKAQGAKEVYVHAFLDGRDTAPKSALEYIEALETKLAEIGIGKVATVSGRYYSMDRDKNYDRTQLAYDAMTQGIGETFESAKAGVEASYKNDVLDEFVAPFVVDANGLIKDGDTVIFANFRPDRAQQIAIALSNPENVANFAKEGKPALDPSKGPKDVYFISMMSYGDAVNGPVIFGLQDLANTYGEVISANGLKQLRIAETEKYAHVTFFFDGGVDKEIEGATRVLINSPKVATYDLKPEMSAYEVADACVAEINKDVHDTIILNFANPDMVGHTGVFDATVKALEAVDECLGKVVDAIIAKGGVAIITADHGNAEKLEDENGGAYTAHTSNPVPVIVTKEGIELRDGGNLGDLAPTMLQLLGVEQPAEMTGKSIIK
- the eno gene encoding phosphopyruvate hydratase, with amino-acid sequence MPYIVDVYAREVLDSRGNPTVEVEVTTESGSFGRALVPSGASTGIYEAVELRDGDKSRYLGKGVLNAVKNVNDIIAPELVGMDVTDQCGIDRLMIALDGTKNKGKLGANAILGVSMAVAHAAADFVGLPLYRYLGGFNSKELPTPMMNIINGGEHADNNIDFQEFMIMPVGAPTFKEAIRMGAEVFHALKSVLHGMGLNTAVGDEGGFAPNLESNEAAIKVILEAIEKAGYVPGKDVMIAMDVASSEFYKDGKYVLAGEGGKVFTSEELCDFYAELCEKYPIISIEDGLDQDDWAGWDYLTKKIGDKVQLVGDDFFVTNTERLAEGIEKNVANSILIKVNQIGTLTETFEAIEMAKKAGYTAVVSHRSGETEDATIADIAVATNAGQIKTGSMSRTDRIAKYNQLLRIEDELGQQAVYNGVKSFYNLKK